A stretch of Perognathus longimembris pacificus isolate PPM17 chromosome 1, ASM2315922v1, whole genome shotgun sequence DNA encodes these proteins:
- the Klhl9 gene encoding kelch-like protein 9, with protein MTDGPWLRVAGVTTACPGSGESARSLFLNLRVSRNHVPHASPREPGLHMKVSLGNGEMGVSAHLQPCKAGTTRFFTSNTHSSVVLQGFDQLRIEGLLCDVTLVPGDGDEIFPVHRAMMASASDYFKAMFTGGMKEQDLMCIKLHGVNKVGLKKIIDFIYTAKLSLNMDNLQDTLEAASFLQILPVLDFCKVFLISGVSLDNCVEVGRIANTYNLIEVDKYVNNFILKNFPALLSTGEFLKLPFERLAFVLSSNSLKHCTELELFKAACRWLRLEDPRMDFAAKLMKNIRFPLMTPQDLINYVQTVDFMRTDNTCVNLLLEASNYQMMPYMQPVMQSDRTAIRSDSTHLVTLGGVLRQQLVVSKELRMYDERAQEWKSLAPMDAPRYQHGIAVIGNFLYVVGGQSNYDTKGKTAVDTVFRFDPRYNKWMQVASLNEKRTFFHLSALKGHLYAVGGRSAAGELATVECYNPRMNEWSYVAKMSEPHYGHAGTVYGGLMYISGGITHDTFQNELMCFDPDTDKWTQKAPMTTVRGLHCMCTVGDKLYVIGGNHFRGTSDYDDVLSCEYYSPTLDQWTPIAAMLRGQSDVGVAVFENKIYVVGGYSWNNRCMVEIVQKYDPEKDEWHKVFDLPESLGGIRACTLTVFPPEENPGSPSRESPLSAPSDHS; from the coding sequence ATGACCGATGGGCCCTGGCTGCGGGTTGCTGGAGTGACGACGGCTTGCCCTGGATCCGGAGAGTCAGCTCGCTCGCTCTTTTTGAACCTCCGCGTTTCCCGTAACCACGTTCCGCACGCTTCTCCGCGGGAGCCGGGCCTTCACATGAAAGTGTCTCTCGGTAACGGGGAAATGGGCGTCTCTGCCCACTTGCAGCCTTGCAAGGCAGGGACCACTCGATTCTTCACCAGCAATACTCACAGTTCGGTGGTATTGCAAGGCTTTGATCAGCTTAGAATAGAAGGTTTGCTTTGTGATGTGACCCTGGTACCGGGGGATGGAGATGAGATCTTCCCGGTTCACAGAGCTATGATGGCGTCCGCTAGTGATTATTTCAAGGCTATGTTCACCGGGGGAATGAAAGAGCAAGATTTAATGTGCATCAAGCTCCACGGGGTGAACAAGGTTGGTCTGAAGaaaataattgattttatttaCACTGCAAAACTTTCTCTTAATATGGACAATCTTCAGGACACTCTTGAAGCTGCCAGCTTTTTACAGATTTTGCCTGTTTTGGACTTCTGCAAAGTATTTCTTATATCAGGCGTCTCTTTGGATAACTGTGTTGAGGTTGGACGAATTGCTAACACCTACAATCTTATAGAAGTGGATAAGTATGTTAATAATTTCATCCTGAAGAACTTTCCTGCTTTATTGAGCACCGGGGAGTTTCTGAAACTTCCATTTGAAAGGCTTGCTTTTGTGCTTTCAAGTAATAGCCTTAAGCACTGTACTGAACTTGAACTCTTCAAGGCTGCCTGCCGCTGGTTGAGGTTGGAAGATCCTCGGATGGATTTTGCTGCAAAATTAATGAAAAACATTCGTTTTCCACTGATGACACCACAAGACCTCATCAATTATGTGCAGACGGTAGATTTCATGAGAACAGACAATACTTGTGTGAATTTGCTTTTGGAAGCTAGCAATTACCAAATGATGCCATACATGCAGCCAGTGATGCAGTCAGACAGAACTGCCATTCGATCTGACTCCACCCACTTGGTTACATTAGGAGGAGTTTTGAGGCAGCAGCTAGTTGTCAGTAAAGAGTTAAGGATGTATGATGAAAGGGCCCAAGAGTGGAAATCTTTAGCCCCCATGGATGCTCCTCGTTACCAGCATGGCATTGCTGTCATTGGAAACTTTCTTTATGTAGTTGGTGGTCAGAGTAATTACGATACAAAAGGGAAAACCGCCGTTGATACAGTTTTCAGATTTGATCCTCGATATAATAAATGGATGCAGGTGGCATCGTTAAATGAGAAGCgcacattcttccacttgagtgcCCTCAAAGGACATTTGTATGCAGTTGGTGGGCGCAGTGCAGCTGGTGAATTGGCTACGGTAGAATGTTACAACccgagaatgaatgaatggagctATGTTGCAAAAATGAGTGAACCACACTATGGCCATGCTGGAACCGTGTATGGGGGCTTAATGTATATTTCAGGAGGAATTACCCATGACACTTTCCAAAATGAACTAATGTGTTTTGACCCAGATACAGATAAGTGGACACAGAAGGCTCCGATGACTACAGTCAGAGGTCTGCATTGCATGTGTACTGTTGGAGACAAGCTCTATGTCATTGGTGGCAACCACTTCAGAGGGACAAGTGATTATGATGATGTTCTAAGCTGTGAATACTATTCACCAACCCTTGACCAGTGGACACCAATTGCTGCCATGTTAAGAGGTCAAAGTGATGTTGGAGTTGctgtctttgaaaataaaatttatgtggTTGGTGGATATTCTTGGAATAATCGTTGCATGGTAGAAATTGTCCAGAAATATGACCCAGAAAAAGATGAATGGCATAAAGTTTTTGATCTGCCAGAGTCACTTGGTGGCATTCGAGCTTGCACCCTTACGGTTTTTCCTCCTGAAGAAAACCCTGGGTCACCTTCTAGAGAATCGCCTCTTTCAGCACCTTCAGATCATTCTTAG